The following are from one region of the Pseudodesulfovibrio sp. JC047 genome:
- a CDS encoding RnfABCDGE type electron transport complex subunit A → MQEYFLLFISAIFVNNIVLAQYLGNCPFIGTSKNTGVAVGMGSAVVFVMVMATGLTWLVQDKLLVPLGLGYLQTLAFILVIAALVQFVEMFLKKMIPPLYKSLGIFLPLITTNCAVMGVALIVQREEFGLFKSMMFAMASGLGFMLALVLLAGIRERLAVRRLPVAMRGTPIGLIMAGLMSLAFFAFKGMI, encoded by the coding sequence ATGCAGGAATACTTTCTCCTCTTCATATCGGCCATCTTCGTCAACAATATCGTCCTGGCCCAATATCTGGGCAACTGCCCATTCATCGGCACGTCAAAAAACACTGGCGTGGCCGTCGGCATGGGATCGGCCGTGGTCTTTGTCATGGTCATGGCAACAGGCCTGACCTGGCTGGTACAGGACAAGCTGCTCGTCCCGCTGGGGCTGGGCTATCTGCAAACCCTGGCCTTCATTCTGGTCATCGCGGCCCTGGTGCAATTCGTTGAGATGTTTCTCAAAAAGATGATCCCACCGCTCTACAAATCATTAGGCATCTTTCTCCCACTGATTACCACCAACTGCGCGGTGATGGGTGTGGCACTCATTGTCCAACGTGAAGAATTCGGCCTGTTCAAATCGATGATGTTCGCCATGGCCTCGGGACTGGGCTTCATGCTTGCTCTGGTGCTGCTGGCGGGTATCCGTGAACGACTGGCGGTCCGCCGACTGCCCGTTGCCATGCGCGGCACCCCCATCGGACTAATCATGGCCGGGCTCATGTCGTTGGCCTTCTTCGCCTTCAAAGGCATGATCTAA
- a CDS encoding ATP-grasp domain-containing protein — translation MRILLTGVSVRALAQSAVRAGYDVSCLDFFGDRDLPVQAHSVSMSDSGYETYDPHALVELAKPLDDDALAYVASLENHPDLVARLAKDRLLIGNTPETLEKIRNWTLLETFCQESGIAMPRILTEADFRTPVSEPDEWLLKPMKGGGGHAIRRWDGHPPETGWYVQQRVEGMAASAVFEADGTRCRVLGLSEQLIGRDRFGASGFRYCGNIYPLVPQGTTNGDIGSWVEKTTRKLTVHFGLRGINGLDFIIPPIGNPVLVEVNPRPPASAELMELAHGTSIFAAHMHPLEHVWHHDPATSVYGKAVVFAMRDVTAPDTTPWLTMHRRDIPNSGQFIQAGHPICTVIANGMNRHECVCRLGMAADAVREDCGEVFPTDTSNDIPAIPHPGTDSISPC, via the coding sequence ATGCGAATTCTGCTGACAGGAGTGAGCGTGCGGGCTTTGGCGCAGTCAGCGGTTCGAGCGGGGTATGACGTATCCTGCCTGGACTTTTTCGGTGACCGTGATCTGCCTGTTCAGGCTCATTCTGTCAGCATGAGTGATTCCGGGTATGAGACGTATGATCCACATGCCCTTGTGGAGTTGGCGAAACCGCTCGACGACGACGCTCTGGCCTATGTCGCCAGTCTGGAAAATCATCCCGATCTGGTCGCTCGTCTTGCCAAGGATCGTCTGCTAATCGGCAACACACCGGAAACGCTCGAAAAGATTCGCAACTGGACCTTGTTGGAAACCTTTTGTCAGGAATCCGGGATTGCTATGCCACGGATTCTGACCGAAGCCGATTTCCGCACACCTGTTTCGGAACCGGACGAATGGCTGCTCAAACCGATGAAAGGTGGAGGCGGCCACGCCATTCGCCGCTGGGATGGACACCCCCCCGAAACGGGGTGGTATGTCCAGCAACGCGTCGAGGGCATGGCTGCATCCGCAGTCTTTGAAGCGGACGGCACCCGATGCCGAGTTCTGGGTCTTTCCGAACAACTCATCGGTCGCGACCGTTTTGGCGCATCGGGATTCCGCTATTGCGGTAACATCTATCCACTCGTCCCGCAGGGAACCACCAATGGGGACATTGGTTCCTGGGTCGAAAAAACAACACGCAAACTCACCGTTCATTTCGGGTTACGGGGAATCAACGGCCTCGACTTTATCATTCCACCCATTGGGAATCCGGTCCTGGTCGAAGTGAATCCCCGTCCCCCCGCTTCAGCGGAACTTATGGAATTGGCGCATGGGACAAGTATATTTGCTGCCCACATGCACCCTCTGGAACACGTTTGGCACCACGACCCCGCGACCTCCGTCTACGGCAAAGCCGTTGTTTTCGCCATGCGGGACGTGACAGCGCCCGACACGACACCCTGGTTGACGATGCATCGCCGAGATATTCCCAATTCGGGACAGTTTATTCAGGCGGGACATCCGATCTGTACTGTGATCGCGAACGGTATGAATCGTCACGAATGTGTCTGTCGGCTCGGCATGGCTGCCGATGCGGTCCGAGAGGACTGCGGCGAGGTGTTTCCCACGGACACTTCCAACGATATTCCAGCCATTCCCCACCCGGGAACGGACTCCATAAGTCCCTGCTGA
- a CDS encoding electron transport complex subunit E, producing MSRLWKEFSKGLTTELPPFKLVLGLCPVLAVTKTAYNGLGMGLAVIFVLTLSNLMISLLRKVIPAKVRIACFIVVAASLVVAVELLMQAYAYPLYQQLGIFVPLIVVNCIILGRAEAFASKNGPLLSIADGAGMGIGFTMSLTFLGGLRELLGTGNLFGAHVVWDGFQPFGLMVEAPGAFISLGVLLALMVFVQNTQRRRRGLALIEAPTHDCKSCGACSNAQKA from the coding sequence ATGAGTAGATTGTGGAAGGAATTTTCCAAGGGCCTGACAACCGAGCTGCCGCCCTTCAAACTGGTTCTCGGACTCTGTCCGGTGCTGGCGGTCACCAAAACCGCATATAACGGGCTTGGCATGGGGCTGGCCGTCATCTTTGTCCTGACCCTGTCCAACCTGATGATTTCCCTGCTTCGGAAGGTCATCCCGGCCAAGGTCCGCATCGCCTGCTTCATCGTTGTCGCCGCCTCACTGGTCGTGGCCGTGGAACTGCTGATGCAGGCCTACGCCTACCCCCTCTATCAACAACTGGGCATTTTCGTCCCGCTGATCGTGGTCAACTGCATCATTCTGGGCCGGGCCGAGGCCTTTGCCTCGAAAAACGGGCCACTCCTCTCCATCGCCGACGGCGCAGGCATGGGCATCGGATTCACCATGTCCCTAACCTTTCTGGGAGGACTGCGTGAACTGCTCGGCACGGGCAACCTCTTTGGTGCCCACGTGGTCTGGGACGGATTCCAGCCCTTCGGCCTGATGGTCGAGGCGCCCGGCGCATTCATCAGCCTTGGAGTACTCCTCGCCCTGATGGTCTTTGTTCAAAACACGCAGCGCAGACGGCGCGGACTGGCATTGATCGAAGCACCGACCCATGACTGCAAGAGCTGCGGAGCGTGCAGCAACGCGCAAAAAGCCTAA
- the rnfG gene encoding RnfABCDGE type electron transport complex subunit G, with amino-acid sequence MKGICTMMLVLSLICGISGGTLAVLKETTAPIIEEQELTYVQAPAIALVLEHHDNNPIQDRKKFEVDGASVTVFPAMNNGAPTGVAFETSGKGYGGTIGVMVGFDLESDTLTGIGITTLKETPGLGMRVTEHGYTTQFKGHSIENVTLSKNGGDIQAVAGATISSTGTVAAVQQAIAIYRTLKTQLTNGWS; translated from the coding sequence ATGAAAGGAATATGCACCATGATGCTTGTCCTGTCCCTGATTTGCGGCATCTCCGGCGGCACGCTCGCTGTCTTGAAAGAAACGACCGCTCCGATCATCGAAGAACAGGAGTTGACCTATGTCCAGGCCCCGGCCATTGCGCTGGTTCTGGAGCATCACGACAACAACCCGATTCAGGATCGCAAAAAATTCGAAGTGGACGGCGCATCAGTCACGGTCTTCCCGGCCATGAACAATGGCGCGCCCACAGGCGTAGCGTTCGAGACCTCGGGCAAAGGGTATGGCGGCACCATCGGCGTCATGGTCGGATTCGACCTTGAAAGCGACACCCTGACCGGCATCGGCATCACCACATTGAAAGAAACACCGGGGCTGGGGATGCGCGTCACCGAACACGGATACACCACCCAATTCAAGGGCCATTCCATCGAAAACGTGACCCTGAGCAAAAACGGCGGGGACATCCAGGCCGTGGCCGGAGCAACCATCTCCTCCACGGGCACGGTGGCTGCCGTGCAGCAGGCTATCGCCATCTACAGAACCCTCAAAACACAATTGACGAACGGCTGGTCCTGA
- a CDS encoding RnfABCDGE type electron transport complex subunit D encodes MKHLNPFALTVSVPPHQHCGVTVRSRMLAMLVAMLPAIVMAVVNFGIPAMRVMALSMAVTVFTEMICDLLMNRKTDIQDLHALTVALGFAFLLPASAPWWLVTVGSATAIALGKMAFGPLGGSPFCAPLIGWAICRVSWPSFMDIDASMLTTELTYPLAQLKSFGLDAVQITDPLQLFLGHQLGGLGAVQIAGVLVGGLFLVLRKHVSPLIPLGVLAGVTIMASIFYVVDSSVYASPLFHLMTGSTLFVAFFLAPDGPSSPYRNLPMLLFGLLIGVLMIIIRVYGVYPDGGAFAVLLANLCTPALERIRPKPFGVR; translated from the coding sequence GTGAAACACCTCAATCCATTTGCACTGACCGTTTCGGTTCCGCCCCACCAGCACTGCGGTGTGACGGTCCGAAGCAGAATGCTCGCCATGCTTGTGGCCATGCTCCCCGCCATTGTCATGGCGGTCGTCAACTTCGGCATCCCCGCAATGCGGGTCATGGCCCTTTCAATGGCCGTGACCGTCTTTACGGAAATGATCTGCGACCTCCTCATGAACCGAAAAACCGACATTCAGGACCTCCATGCCCTGACTGTGGCTCTTGGTTTCGCCTTCCTCCTCCCTGCTTCGGCTCCGTGGTGGCTGGTGACTGTTGGTAGCGCAACCGCCATTGCGCTCGGCAAAATGGCCTTCGGTCCCTTGGGAGGCAGCCCATTCTGTGCTCCCCTCATCGGTTGGGCCATCTGCCGGGTTTCGTGGCCATCATTCATGGACATAGACGCCTCCATGCTGACCACTGAATTGACCTACCCCTTGGCTCAACTCAAAAGCTTCGGACTGGATGCCGTTCAAATCACGGACCCGCTCCAGCTCTTTCTGGGGCACCAACTCGGCGGCCTCGGCGCAGTTCAAATCGCGGGAGTCCTCGTGGGCGGCCTGTTTCTGGTCCTGCGCAAACACGTCTCACCGCTCATCCCACTGGGTGTGCTCGCGGGTGTCACGATCATGGCTTCCATTTTCTACGTGGTCGATTCGTCTGTCTACGCCTCACCCCTGTTTCATCTGATGACAGGATCAACACTGTTCGTGGCGTTCTTTCTGGCACCGGACGGACCATCCAGTCCCTACCGAAACCTGCCCATGCTGCTTTTCGGGCTGTTGATCGGTGTCCTCATGATCATCATCCGCGTCTACGGCGTCTATCCTGATGGTGGAGCATTCGCCGTGCTGCTGGCCAATCTGTGTACTCCAGCCCTTGAACGCATTCGGCCAAAACCGTTCGGAGTGAGGTAA
- a CDS encoding cytochrome c3 family protein, giving the protein MHVKNTKTPVIFAAILLLVAATIGYLGSDQTQPMPTRILFENKGGKVVFSHLVHHRDYQIECGRCHHDRPGESIAKPGEALACGSCHPNEFNQEFADNHMDSFPDESYCVRCHHREFDSLIFDHEAHEEYASDCAECHHGTDIEPEPQKCSNCHEDTDENDLISMREAGHTSCANCHEDMFDQGLSSCKSCHTEVDMTEYDGDYSSCESCHEADPRELVLPHMNAFHDQCMSCHEEMGAGPYGPDNCNQCHISR; this is encoded by the coding sequence ATGCACGTAAAAAACACAAAAACGCCAGTAATTTTCGCAGCCATACTCCTGCTGGTTGCCGCGACCATTGGCTATCTCGGAAGCGATCAGACACAGCCGATGCCCACACGTATCCTGTTCGAAAACAAGGGGGGGAAGGTCGTCTTTTCTCATTTGGTCCACCACAGGGACTATCAAATCGAATGTGGACGGTGTCACCACGACCGTCCCGGAGAATCCATCGCAAAACCGGGTGAGGCTCTGGCCTGCGGGTCCTGCCACCCCAATGAATTCAATCAGGAATTTGCAGACAACCACATGGATTCGTTCCCGGATGAATCCTATTGCGTCCGCTGCCACCACCGAGAATTCGACTCACTGATCTTCGATCACGAAGCTCATGAGGAATATGCGTCCGATTGCGCTGAGTGTCACCACGGCACGGACATCGAACCGGAACCGCAAAAATGCTCCAACTGCCATGAAGACACGGATGAGAACGACCTCATCTCCATGCGCGAGGCCGGACATACCAGCTGCGCCAACTGCCATGAAGACATGTTTGACCAAGGGCTTTCCAGTTGCAAATCCTGCCACACCGAAGTGGACATGACTGAATACGACGGGGACTACAGTTCCTGCGAATCCTGTCATGAAGCCGATCCAAGGGAACTGGTCCTCCCCCACATGAACGCCTTCCATGACCAGTGCATGTCCTGTCACGAAGAAATGGGAGCCGGTCCCTATGGCCCAGACAATTGCAACCAATGTCACATAAGCAGGTAG
- a CDS encoding 4Fe-4S dicluster domain-containing protein: MNTQTRKQSARAEMVLTCHCAVVSCGQTVRQGETIATATVPDRGDIHAPFAGKIVHVDRYRIRIDREVGEIVSPAILDDLSGSEFRDRLAKMGADLPVVTNTDRLIINAVDAEPTVMSRQCLLIEHDETLKAGIEALTRIYHPKDMNLAIPDGMNHIMDGMETTIISNDYPAGLDPLVVKAVTGEELPDNTIIIGLETVFHVGRIIETRLPVMETMITVKNTGRIVPLGTPVGTIIEQEGDSIQDRDRIVLGGVLRGEAAASPNQGVARDTLAVAIVSNPSPVAVDTACVGCGECVRRCPARLDPAMITSYAEFGQYDQAAAEHVGTCFECGLCGYYCIARRPMLQYIRLAKAELAKTAAQTDEGTQR; encoded by the coding sequence ATGAATACGCAAACACGCAAACAATCCGCTCGGGCGGAAATGGTTTTGACCTGTCACTGTGCCGTGGTCAGCTGCGGCCAGACTGTCCGGCAAGGCGAGACCATCGCAACCGCCACTGTCCCGGATCGCGGCGACATTCACGCCCCGTTTGCCGGGAAAATCGTCCACGTTGACCGATACCGTATCCGCATCGATCGAGAGGTCGGCGAAATCGTTTCCCCTGCCATATTGGACGACTTGTCCGGTTCGGAATTCAGGGACAGATTGGCCAAAATGGGTGCGGATCTCCCGGTTGTAACCAACACTGATCGGCTCATTATCAATGCCGTAGACGCAGAACCGACCGTCATGAGCCGCCAATGTCTCTTGATCGAACATGACGAGACACTCAAGGCCGGCATCGAGGCCCTGACCAGAATCTATCACCCGAAGGACATGAATCTGGCCATACCCGATGGCATGAATCACATCATGGATGGCATGGAAACCACCATCATTTCCAACGATTATCCCGCCGGACTAGACCCGTTGGTCGTCAAGGCCGTAACTGGCGAGGAACTGCCGGACAACACGATCATCATCGGTCTCGAAACGGTCTTCCATGTCGGCCGCATCATCGAAACCAGACTTCCTGTCATGGAAACCATGATCACGGTCAAGAACACCGGACGCATCGTGCCCTTGGGCACTCCGGTCGGGACCATTATCGAACAGGAAGGGGACAGCATCCAGGACCGTGATCGCATTGTTCTCGGCGGCGTGCTCCGGGGCGAAGCCGCGGCTTCGCCCAATCAGGGAGTGGCACGCGACACCCTTGCCGTGGCCATTGTCAGCAATCCGTCCCCGGTGGCGGTTGATACGGCCTGTGTCGGGTGCGGTGAATGTGTGCGCCGTTGTCCGGCCCGACTCGATCCGGCCATGATAACCAGCTACGCGGAATTTGGTCAGTACGACCAGGCGGCCGCCGAACACGTCGGAACATGTTTCGAATGCGGCCTGTGCGGGTACTACTGCATCGCCCGTCGTCCCATGCTTCAATATATCAGGCTTGCCAAGGCCGAACTGGCCAAAACCGCAGCCCAAACCGACGAGGGGACTCAACGGTGA
- a CDS encoding NADP-dependent methylenetetrahydromethanopterin/methylenetetrahydrofolate dehydrogenase, with translation MKKKLLLQMDCNPHASVFDAVVAHDAGVDVLLQQSGITPDDVRDQIYGLMFTRGGDDLKNSAAFIGGSDVATGEAMLKAATGSFFGNVRVSVMLDSNGCNTTAAAAVAKLCGNDGLKGKKCVVLAGTGPVGKRAAGLMALEGADVVLTSRRMDRVNEACTEVNERFNVTIQGAEVATEEQAAAALDGAYAVLCAGAAGIQLISKDLWANHPTLKRLGDINAVPPLGIEDTKAHFDGETMNDKIVFGALGIGNLKMKVHRECIKRLFASNDKVFDAEEVYAVAKEML, from the coding sequence ATGAAAAAGAAACTGTTGCTTCAGATGGATTGCAATCCACATGCAAGTGTTTTCGATGCCGTTGTTGCACATGATGCGGGCGTGGACGTCCTGCTCCAACAAAGCGGAATCACCCCTGACGATGTTCGCGACCAGATTTATGGTCTGATGTTCACTCGGGGTGGCGATGATCTGAAAAATTCCGCCGCTTTCATCGGAGGCTCCGACGTTGCCACGGGCGAGGCCATGCTCAAGGCCGCCACCGGAAGTTTCTTCGGCAATGTCCGCGTCTCGGTCATGCTCGACTCCAATGGCTGCAATACCACTGCGGCGGCTGCGGTAGCCAAGCTGTGCGGCAATGATGGTCTGAAAGGGAAAAAATGCGTGGTCTTGGCTGGAACCGGCCCGGTCGGCAAGCGCGCCGCCGGACTCATGGCCCTTGAAGGTGCGGATGTGGTCCTGACCTCCCGTCGCATGGACCGGGTCAACGAAGCCTGCACCGAAGTCAATGAACGTTTCAACGTCACCATCCAGGGTGCCGAAGTCGCCACAGAAGAACAGGCCGCGGCCGCTCTGGACGGCGCCTATGCCGTGTTGTGCGCCGGTGCTGCCGGTATCCAACTCATCAGCAAGGACCTCTGGGCCAATCATCCGACACTCAAACGACTGGGCGACATCAACGCGGTTCCCCCGCTCGGCATTGAGGATACCAAGGCCCATTTCGACGGCGAAACCATGAATGACAAGATCGTCTTTGGCGCACTGGGCATCGGCAACCTGAAGATGAAAGTCCACCGCGAATGCATCAAGCGACTTTTCGCCAGCAACGACAAAGTGTTCGATGCCGAAGAAGTCTACGCAGTCGCCAAGGAGATGCTCTAG